A genomic stretch from Deinococcus radiotolerans includes:
- a CDS encoding acyl-CoA carboxylase subunit beta: MTQPDTSAPPAPPTHTPWTDALARLDTDRARVHAGGGAKAQQRQHDKNRLTARERIRQLIDDGTPFDELMTFAGWEMYQDVGGCPSGGTVTGIGQIQGRPWMIIANDATVKAGAFFPITAKKVIRAQTIALENHLPVVYLVDSAGVYLPMQDEIFPDQDDFGRVFYLNARMSARGIPQIAAIMGNCVAGGAYLPVMCDTLIMTEGSGLYLAGPALVKAAIGQVVDSEDLGGASMHASIAGTVDYKEPDDAAALRRIRALADLYAQGDSAPFARRRKETLPAPERDLTDLVGFDGSKTYDVRDLITALVDGGEFHEFKPEYGETLVCGFARAGGYPVAFVANQRTVIKKKLKSGGEPGLRTRIEVGGVIYGDSADKAARFIMDANQAGVPLVFLSDVTGFMVGRDSEQEGIIRRGAKLVNAVSNTVVPKITIITGGSFGAGNYAMNGKAYAPRFLFAWPSAKYAVMSGNAAAKTLLDIQLAALKRSGHQPDDEELQKLYDEVKSKYDTELDPRYAAARLWVDEIIPPNDTRERLIRALEACAQNPHQDEFRVGVFQV; the protein is encoded by the coding sequence ATGACCCAGCCCGACACCAGCGCCCCCCCGGCGCCCCCCACCCACACCCCCTGGACCGACGCCCTGGCCCGCCTGGACACCGACCGCGCCCGCGTCCACGCCGGCGGCGGCGCCAAAGCCCAGCAGCGCCAGCACGACAAGAACCGCCTCACCGCCCGCGAACGCATCCGCCAGCTCATCGACGACGGCACGCCCTTCGACGAACTCATGACCTTCGCCGGCTGGGAGATGTACCAGGACGTCGGCGGCTGCCCGTCCGGCGGGACCGTCACCGGCATCGGCCAGATCCAGGGCCGCCCCTGGATGATCATCGCCAACGACGCCACCGTGAAGGCCGGGGCGTTCTTCCCCATCACCGCGAAGAAGGTCATCCGCGCGCAGACCATCGCGCTCGAAAACCACCTCCCCGTCGTGTACCTCGTGGACAGTGCGGGCGTGTACCTGCCCATGCAGGATGAGATCTTCCCCGATCAGGATGACTTCGGCCGCGTGTTCTACCTCAACGCCCGCATGAGTGCGCGCGGCATCCCGCAGATCGCCGCGATCATGGGTAACTGCGTTGCGGGCGGCGCGTACCTGCCCGTCATGTGCGACACCCTGATCATGACTGAAGGCTCCGGGCTGTACCTCGCCGGGCCCGCGCTGGTGAAGGCCGCCATCGGACAGGTCGTGGACTCGGAAGACCTCGGCGGGGCCAGCATGCACGCCTCCATCGCGGGGACCGTGGACTACAAGGAACCCGACGATGCCGCCGCACTGAGGCGCATCCGCGCGCTGGCCGACCTGTACGCGCAGGGTGACAGCGCCCCCTTTGCCAGACGCCGCAAGGAGACACTGCCCGCCCCGGAACGCGACCTCACCGACCTCGTCGGCTTCGACGGCAGCAAGACGTACGACGTGCGCGACCTCATCACCGCCCTGGTCGATGGAGGCGAATTCCACGAGTTCAAACCCGAGTACGGCGAGACCCTCGTGTGCGGCTTCGCCCGCGCCGGCGGATACCCCGTGGCGTTCGTCGCGAACCAGCGCACCGTGATCAAGAAGAAACTCAAGAGCGGCGGCGAACCCGGCCTGCGCACCCGCATCGAGGTCGGCGGCGTCATTTACGGCGACAGTGCCGACAAGGCCGCCCGCTTCATCATGGACGCCAACCAGGCCGGCGTGCCCCTCGTGTTCCTCAGCGACGTGACCGGCTTCATGGTCGGCCGCGACAGCGAACAGGAAGGCATCATCCGCCGCGGTGCGAAACTCGTCAACGCCGTGAGCAACACCGTCGTCCCCAAGATCACCATCATCACCGGCGGATCCTTCGGCGCCGGGAACTACGCCATGAACGGCAAGGCCTACGCCCCCCGCTTCCTGTTCGCGTGGCCCAGCGCCAAGTACGCCGTCATGAGCGGCAACGCCGCCGCCAAGACCCTGCTGGACATCCAGCTCGCCGCCCTCAAACGCAGCGGCCACCAGCCCGACGACGAGGAACTCCAGAAGCTCTACGACGAGGTCAAGAGCAAATACGACACCGAACTCGACCCTCGCTACGCCGCCGCCCGCCTCTGGGTGGACGAGATCATCCCCCCCAACGACACGC